ACCTCCGTCTTCCCCCCGAGCAGCTGGTGTGGATCGTCAACCACGCCGCCGACCGGGTCGTCCTCGTGAACGGCTCCCTGCTCCCCCTCCTCGCCCCGCTGCTGCCGCACCTGCCGACGATCGAGCACATCGTGGTCGCGGGCCCCGGTGACCGTTCCGTCCTGGACGGCGCGGCCCCCCGCGTGCACGACTACGAGGAGCTGATCGCGGGCCGCCCGACCACGTACGACTGGCCCGAGCTGGACGAGCGTTCGGCCGCGGCCATGTGCTACACCTCCGGCACCACCGGCGACCCCAAGGGCGTCGTCTACTCGCACCGTTCGATCTACCTGCACTCGATGCAGGTGAACATGGCCGAATCGATGGGTCTCACCGACCGGGACACCACCCTGGTGGTCGTCCCGCAGTTCCACGTCAACGCCTGGGGCCTGCCGCACGCCACCTTCATGACCGGCATCAACATGCTCATGCCGGACCGTTTCCTCCAGCCGGCCCCGCTCGCCGACATGATCGAGCGCGAGAAGCCGACCCACGCGGCCGCCGTCCCCACCATCTGGCAGGGCCTGCTCGCCGAGGTCACCGCCAACCCCCGCGACCTCTCCTCGATGTCCCAGGTCACCATCGGCGGCGCGGCGTGTCCGCCCGCGCTCATGGAGGCGTACGACCGCCTCGGCGTCCGCCTCTGCCACGCCTGGGGCATGACCGAGACCTCCCCGCTCGGCACCATGGCCCACCCGCCGCACGGCCTCACCGCCGAGGAGGAGTGGCCGTACCGCGTCACGCAGGGCCGCTTCCCGGCCGGCGTCGAGGCCCGTCTGGTCGGCCCGGCCGGCGAACACCTGCCCTGGGACGGGGAGTCCGCAGGTGAGCTGGAGGTGCGCGGCACCTGGATCGCGGGCTCGTACTTCGGCGGCATCGACGGCGAGGCGATCCGCCCGGCGGACAAGTTCAGCGAGGACGGCTGGCTCAAGACCGGTGACGTCGGCGTGATCAGCCACGAGGGCTTCCTCACCCTCACCGACCGCGCCAAGGACGTCATCAAGTCCGGCGGCGAGTGGATCTCCAGCGTCGAGCTGGAGAACGCGATCATGGCGCACCCGGAGGTCGCCGAGGCCGCCGTCGTCGCGGTGCCGGACGAGAAGTGGGGCGAGCGCCCGCTGGCGACCGTCGTCCTCAAGGACGGCGCCACGGCGGACTACGAGACGCTGAAGGCCTTCCTCGCCGACGAGGGCGGCATCGCCAAGTGGCAGCTCCCGGAGCGCTGGGCGATCGTGCGGGCGGTCCCGAAGACGAGCGTCGGCAAGTTCGACAAGAAGGTCATCCGCAAGCAGTACGCGGAGGGCGAGCTGGACGTGACGGAACTCTAGTCACCGGCGCCGGAACCGGAAACGGGACCGGAAGCAGGACCGCGTACGGGGAGGGCTTCGGTGACGAAGCCCTCCCCGTACGCGTGTCCGTGACGGCTAGTTGGTGCCGATCTTCGCGAGCAGGTCCACGATCCGGGCCTGGACCTCGGTGCTGTTCGAGCGCTCGGCGAGGAAGAGGACCGTCTCGCCCGAGGAGAGCTTCGGCAGCTCCTCCTCGGCGAGGTCGACCGAGGTGTAGACGACGAGCGGGGTGCGGTTGAGCTGCCCGTTCGCCCGCAGCCAGTCGATGATCCCGGCCCGGCGGCGGCGTACCTGCATCAGGTCCATCACCACCAGGTTCGGTCGCGTCTGGGTGGCGAGCGTGACTGCCTCGGTGTCCGTGGCGGCCCGCGCGACCTGCATCCCGCGCCGCTCCAGGGTGGCCGCGAGCGCCTCCGCGATGTCCTCGTTCTCCTCGATCAGGAGGACGCGGGACGGGTGCTGCTCGCTGTCGCGCGGGGCGAGCGCCTTGAGGAGCACGGCCGGATCGGCGCCGTACGCGGCCTCCCGGGTCGCCTGACCGAGACCGGCCGCGAGGAGCACGGGCACCTCGGCGGCGACGGCCGCCTGGCGCAGCGACTGGAGCGCGGTACGGGTGATGGGACCGGTCAGCGGGTCGACGAAGAGCGCGGCCGGGAAGGCGGCGATCTGGGCGTCGACCTCCTCGCGGGAGTGCACGATCACCGGCCGGTAGCCCCGGTCGCTCAGCGCCTGCTGGGTGGAGACGTCGGGGGCGGGCCAGACGAGCAGCCGACGCGGGTTGTCGAGGGGCTCCGGGGGGAGTTCGTCGTCGACGGGGCGCGGCGCGGGCCGGTTGGCGACCTCCACGGCGCCACCGGGACCGTCGAGCGGCTCGGGACCCTCGTCGGAGCCCTCCGCGGGTGCTCCTATGGCGTACGCGCGGCCCTCGGGCGCACGCGACGGCGTCTGCGACGAGGTGTCCGCCTGCGGGTGCGGCCTGGCCTCGCCGTGGGCCGGTACGGGGAGCGCGGCGGGGACCGGCGGGTCGGCCTCCGGCGGGGTGGCGAGCCTGCGCCGCCGCCCGGAACCGGTGGAACCGCCGGAGCCGTTGGAGCCGTTGGAGGGCGCGCCGGGGGCCGAGGGGGCCGCCGGGGCGGGAGACACGGCGGGGGCCGCCGGGGTCGCCGCGGCGGGCGGCGGGACGAAGGGGACGCCCTGCCCGAGGGTGCGCACGCTGAACGCCCGTCCCTGGGTCGAGTCCTTCGGCATGGGCAGCTCGGGCGGCAGCGGTACGGAGCCGGTGCCGGTCCCGGAGGGCGCGGCGCCGGAGGACGCGATGCCGGACGATCCGGTCCCGGAGCCGGAACTGGTGCTGTTCCGGGGCTCGGCCTGCGGCGGTGCCGGCTGCGACGGCAGCGACGGCGGCTCGGGCGGCGGGGGCGTGACGGCCCGGCGGCGCCCGGTCGGCTCGGCCGGCGGCTGAGCGTGCGGAGGGTGCTGCGCGGACGTGTGACCGGCGCCGGGGACGCCTCGCAGGGCCTCGTGCCCGCCCTCGTCGGAGACCGGCAGCGGCCCGGCGACGTGGGAGGGAGCACCCGGTACGGCGAACGGCGCCGGATCCGGCTCGGCGGGACGGTCGGCATCGGCGGGCGGAAGCGCGAACGGCGTCCGGGGCCCGGCCTCGGCCGCCGCGGCCCGCTCCTGCGCGGCGGCGAGCGCACGCCGACGGCGCCCGCTCGGCTGCGCCTCGGGAGCACCTTCGGGGGAGGCCACCGCCGGCAGGGCGCGAGCGAGCGCGGGAGCCGACGGAGCCCCCGAGGGCTCGACGGCGACACCCTGGGGCGGCACGGCGGCGCCGAGCGCGGCCCGTCCCTGCGCACCCTCGGCGGCGGTCACGACGGACCCCTCGGCGGGGCGGCCGCGCCGACGGCCGGTCGGCTCGACGACGGAGGCGCCGGGGCCGCCCGGGGCGTGGCCGGTGGCGGGAACGGCCTGCTCCACGCCCGAGTTCTGCTGGGCCGGGATCAGTTCGGCGGGTCCGCCCGCCGCGTCTCCCGTACGGGCACGGCGACGCCCACTGGGCTCGGCACCGCCCTCAGGGGCCACCGAGCTCTCCAGGAAGGCGTCCGTGGAGCCGCGCCGGGCCCGCCGCCGTCCCCCGCCGGAGGCCTCCGGGGAGTCGGCGGAGGGCGCGAGGGGCCCGGAGGGCCCGGAGAGGCCCGAAGGATCGGCAGGACCGGCAGGAACCGAAGCGCCGGCAGGAACCGAAGCACTGCCGGAGGAGGCGGAGGGGTCGGAGACGGATGCGGACGCCTGCGCGGGCAGCGCGAGAGCCTCCCGGCCGAGGCCCGCCTGCCCGCCGACCGGTCCACCGGTCCGCCCGCCGGCCGGTCCGAGCGCGGGCACGCCGCCGGGACCGCCCTGCGCCCCCGGATGGCCCTGCTCCGTCGCGGGGACCGTGCCCCGCCCCGTACCGAGCGGGACTTCGAGGACGTACGCGCCGCCGCTGGTGCCCGGCACCTCGTGGGTCTGCACGACACCGCCGTGCGCCGCCACGATGCCGCGCACGACCGGCCCGTGGACCGGGTCGCCGCCCGCGTAAGGGCCGCGGACCTCGATCCGTACGACGTCACCGCGCTGTGCGGCCGCGACGACGATCGTGGAGTCGGCCGGCCCGGAGCCCTGGGAGGTGGCGCGGTTCTTGCCGGTCGCGTCGACGCCGGCGACGTCCGCGACGAGGTGGGAGAGCGCCGTGGCGAGCCGGGTCGCGTCGACCTCGGCCTCGATGGGCGGCGCGTGCACGGCGAACTGGGCGCGGCCGGGACCGATCAGGTCGACGGCCCCGTCGATGCCGGCCGTCACGACCCCGTCGAGAAGGGCGACGCGCTTGTCCAGCACCTCCGCGCCCGCGTCCAGGCGCTGGTAGCCGAGGACGTTGTCGACGAGCGCCGTCATGCGGGCGTACCCGGCGGCGAGGTGGTGCAGGACCTGGTTGGCCTCGGGCCAGAGCTGTCCGGCGTCGTCGGCGGCGAGGGCGCCCAGCTGGGTGCGCAGCTCCTGGAGGGGGCCGCGCAGGGACTCGGCGAGGACGGCCGTGAGCTGCTCGTGCCGGGCGGCGAGCGAGGCGTACAGCTCCTGCTGCGCCTCCCGGTCGGCGGCGTTCCGCTCGGCGCGGTCGGCGAGTTCGGCGGCGTTCCGCTCGGTGAGTTCCTTGATCTCGGCGGCGTGTTCCTCGGCCAGCTGCTCGTACGGCCTGCGGTCGGTGAAGGTCATGACCGCGCCGACGAGCTGATCGCCGTCACGGACCGGGGCGGTCGTCAGGTCGACCGGCACGCGGTCGCCCTTCTTCGCCCAGAGGACCTGTCCGCGGACGCGGTGCTTGCGACCGGACTTGAGGGTGTCCGCGAGCGGCGATTCCTCGTACGGGAAGGCCTCGCCGTCGGGCCGCTTGGCGAGGATCAGCGGGTGCAGCTCCTGGCCGCCGAGTTCGCCGGCGCGGTAGCCGAGGATCTGGGCGGCGGCCGGGTTGACGAGGACGACGCGGCCGTCGGTGTCCGTGCCGACGACGCCCTCGGCCGCGGCGCGCAGGATCATCTCGGTCTGCCGCTGCGAGCGGGCGAGTTCGGCCTCGGTGTCGAGGGTGCCGGTGAGGTCCCGGACGACCAGCATGAGCAGCTCGTCGCCGGTGTAGCCGCCGTAGGAGTCGTAGGCCTCGCGGCCGTCCTCCAGGCTGGCGCTGGTCACCTCGACGGCGAACTCGCTGCCGTCGGTGCGGCGGGCGATCATCCGGGTGGGCTTGGTGCGGCCGCGCTCGTCGGTGCCCTCGGGGCGCCGCATGGAGCCGGGGATGAGCCGGGAGTCGAAGCCGGGCAGGAGATCGAGCAGTCCGCGTCCGACGAGCGCGGTACCGGGGGTCTCGAACATGCCGAGGGCGATGGTGTTGGCGTTGACGACCGTGCCGTTGCAATTGACGAGCACGAGGCCGTCGGGGAGGGCGTCGAGTATGGCTGCGAGGCGAGCAGCGCCCCGGGATGGCCTGCTGCTCACGACGACGTTCCTCCCTGACGCACTGCAACGTGCATGCCCTATCGGCCGGCCGGCCCCATCTTGCCCCTCGGGCCGCACCCTGTCACGGAAGGGAGTCTAAGGGAGCCGCCGGGGGGTGACCCCGGTCTCATCCCGTCCCATCCCGTCTCATCCCCGGACAAGAGGAAGGACCGGCTCCAGATTCTCCCAGCGGTTGATCTCACAGCCGTCGGCGCGGGAGAAGCGGGCGTCGACCGTGCGGCCCTGCCAGGTGCCGGTGACGTGGGCGAGTGCGGGGCCGCCGTACACCTGCGTGCAGAACTGGTCCGCGGGCACGGGCGCGAACGGGTCGGCGCCCTCCTGCGCGAGCCGGTCGAGGCGCTCGCAGGCGTTCTCGTGGGCCGGGTGGTTTCCGGCGGCACGGTCGTCGCACCTCAGCTCGAAGGTGCCGTCGGCGTCCGGATGGCCGCTCTCGGAGACGGTGACGGTCAGCTTCTCGGGCGGGGAGAGCAGGGGCAGCGGCGGGAGCGGACCGAACCCCGCGGTGCCGGCGGCGGCGGTGGCGAGGGATGCGAGGACGAGGCGGCGCAGCATGCGGATCTCCAGGAGCGGGGAGCGGGAGCGGCGGTGGACGGCGGGGCGGGCGCATGCCGTGCCCCGCCCCTTCTAACGCTCCGGGCGCCGGGGCGTTGCGCAAGCGGGGTGCGCCGGGCGGGCGGCGGGCGGGTGCCTGTCGGGCGGAGGCCGCGGCGGGGAGGCGTCCGGAGGTGAGCCCGCGCCTCGGAAGGGCGCCACGTCGGGGTCGCCGGGCTTTGCCCTCGACCCCGGAGGACTAGTACGGTGAGAATCGATTGGTGACAGCCGGTTCGCCTGTGTCATCATCTGCACGCACCACTCGCGTATGCGCGGGGTGCATGGAGGCGTCGCCTAGTCCGGTCTATGGCGCCGCACTGCTAATGCGGTTTGGGTCTTAAAGCCCATCGAGGGTTCAAATCCCTCCGCCTCCGCCCCTACCGAAGCCCCGGCCCCACAGGCCGGGGCTTCGGCCGTTTCCGGCCCGCGGAGCCTCCGCCCGCCCGCCCTCACCCTCGGCCCGCACTCCGGGCCCGCGCGGCGTTTTCGCAGCTCACAAGGGGTAAGGCCAATGGATTTCACATGGCGGCGGCAGTCATGTAATGTTCTGTCTGTCGCCGCGAGCGGGTCGAAAGACCGGGGAGCGGAGGCAAGACAAAAGAACAAGCACTCGTAGCTTAACGGATAGAGCATCTGACTACGGATCAGAAGGTTGCAGGTTCGAATCCTGCCGAGTGCACACAGATCAGAGGCCCCCTGGACATGGTCCAGGGGGCCTCTGACATCAGCGGGTGACATCAACGTGCTGTGTCTCGTGCTCGGCTCAGAATCCGCTGCAGGTGGCTGCCGCCGATGGCCCGGACGCGGTGGCTGTCTTTGGCGAGTCGTTGTCTACGCTCACCGAGCATGTGGCCGTCCCTCCTGACCCGCTCAGACTGATGAGCAGTGATCCACCCTTCACGAAGCCCTTCGTCTTTAGGGTCTTCCGCCACGGCAGCTTCTCGACGGTTTCGGATCTTGACGAGATGCCATCGTCGTTCCAGAAGGAATAGGCGATGGTCACGTCTCTTGCGTCGCCAGTGACCGCGTACTCCACCGTGACTTCTTTCGACACTTCGTTTGAGATGCCCGCGATGACGGCTACGCATCCGCCTGCCGCCAGCAGGACCAGGATGAGCAGCACCCACGGCCACTTCCGCCGCTTCTTCCTTGGCGGGGTTGCTCCGTAAGGTGCGCCACCGCCCGGCGGGGCCTGCCAGCCTGCCCCGGCATGAGGCTGCTGTGCACCCTGCCCCCACGGCTGCTGGTACGGATCTGGGCGGGGCTCTTGCCCTGATGGTGGTTGGTCCATGTCATCAGCCTCCGACTGCGCGCTCAAGCGCGCTACTCCGCTTTCGGGTCCTGGAGCCCGTTCGGCTGACGAGATGAGGGTGAGTCGTGGTCGTTCTCGTCCTGGTCGGTCTCCAACCCCAAAGCGTCGTCCATTCGCTCGGCCGCCGCCCTGAGCGTCGTCTGCATGACGTGCGCGTAGGTGTCGAGCGTCATCGTGATTGTGCTGTGCCCAAGCGTTTCCATGATGATGCGGGCGTCCACCCCCTGCGCGAGCAGCAGTGACGCGCAGGTGTGCCGCAGGTCATGCACCCGGATCCGACGCACCTTCGCCTTGGCGCACAGGAGCGTGAGCATCCTGTTCAGGCTGCGGGGGTCGGTGGCCCTACCGGTCGACGTGGTGAAGATGAGCCCGCCCGGCTGGTGGTCCAGCGGCTTCCACTTCGCGCCGGCCACCTTCCGTTCCTGTTCCTGGGTGACCCGGTGCGCGTGGAGGGCGTCCACACACCGCTTCGGAAGCGAGACCGTACGGATGGACCGTGCCGTCGTCGGGGTGCCGAAGAGCAACTCTCGCTTGATCCGCTGGAGATTCCGGCGGACCCGGAGCTGACCGGCGCCGAGGTCGACGTCCGACCACGTGAGCGCGAGGACCTCCCTGCGGCGCAGGCCGGTGGAGACCATGAGAAGCCACAGGACGTAGATCAGAAGGTTGCAGGTTCGAATCCTGCCGAGTGCACATGGATGAGAGGCCCGGACGAGAGTCCGGGCCTCTTGCGTTTCCTGGGCGTACAGCAGTGAAGTACAGCAGCCGCGTTGATCGCTGTCAGGAGCGAACTGCACGTGTGCCGGGTGGTCCGGAGCGGGATCGCGCGCACGCCGGCGCGACGAGAGGCGGCGAGGCCGGGCTGCCTCGGCCCGTAGGGACTCCTGGTCGCAGCTCTAGCGGCTGAGCATCGCCAGGAGCGTGCGGCGTGGCAGCAGGCGGGTGGCGAGGACGAAGAGGGAGTTCGTCCGCCCCGGGACGACGGTGGGGCCGGTACGGCGGTCCAGGGCGCGCAGGGCGGTGCGGACGACCGCCGCCGGGCTCTGGACCATGGCCGCCGGGGCGTCCTGGTGGCGACGGGCGGCCGCCCCGGCGCTGGACTCCGTCTCCGGCTCCGTGGAGGTCGGGCCGGGGGAGAGGGTCATGACGTGGACGCCGAGGGGGCGTTGCTCGTACCAGAGGGCTTCGGAGAAGGCCGTCACGAAGGCCTTGCCGGCGCTGTAGACGGCGAGGCCCGGGGCCGGGGCGTGCGCGAGGGTGGAGGAGACGTTGATGAGCGCGTCCCCGCGCCGGGCCCCGGAGAGGAAGGCGTGCGCCAGTACGACGACGGCGTCGCCGCTCAGGTGCAGGGCGGCCAGCGCTTCCCGCGGGCCGGTCCCGGTGAAGGGGCCGTGGTGGGCGGTGCCGGCGTTGTTGACCAGCAGCTCGACGGGCCGCTGGACCAGCTCGGCGGCGACCAGTTCCTGCCCTTCGGGGGTCGAGAGGTCGGCGACCAGGTAGCGATGGCCGGGTCCGAGCTCCTCCACGAGGGCGCGTAACCGGTCCTCGCTCCGGGCCACGGCGGTCACGGTCCAGCCGGCCGAGGCGAGTTCGCGGGCGAAGGTCAGGCCGATGCCCGCACTGGCCCCGGTGACCAAGGCGGCGCGAGCGGGTCGGGCGGTCACTTCTCGGCCCTGGGCGCCGTGCCGGGGGACAGCAGGAAGGAGACCTTCTCCATGACCGGCTGGCGCTGCGTGTTCTGGAAGGCCGCGATCCGCCACCGCCCGTCGGCTTCCCGGGTGAGCGTGTACGTCTGGACCTTCGACAGCTCTCCCGGTGGACCTTCGACAGCTCTCCCGGCCGCCCGCCCGTGTACGTGTCGCCGCGGCTGGTGACGACGGCCGCGTCGGGGCCGAGGAAACGGATGCCCAGGATGGAGTCGGCCAGCTTCGTCCCCTTGACGAAGCCGCCGAAGAGGGCTCGGTGGGCCTCGGTGATGTCGCCGCGGCCCTGGTAGTGGGTGCCGACGTAGGTCGTGTACGTGGCGTCCTGCGTGAAGAGGGCTCCGAACGCGTCGGCGTCGGCCGCACCCCACGCCGCGGCGAGCGAGGACAGCACCCCGCACACGGCGTCGCGGTCTCCCGTACCCGTGCCGGTGCCCGCCGGGGTGACGGCGGTGCACGCCGCGGCGCCGGTGACCTTGACCTCAGAGGCGGAGTCGAGCCACAGGTAGCCCCCACCGGCTGTCAGGCCGAGGGTGAGCGCGGTGGCGATCAGGGCGCGCTTGAGGGTGCGTCGACGTCGGCGGGGCGAGGCGGGAGGGGCGGACGGGGTAGCCGGGGCATCGGCTCCGTCGCGCGGGGCGGCGGCGGTGGCGAGGTCGGGGGTCATCTGGGTTCTCCGTAAGGTCGTCAGGTCGGCGAGTGGTGCGGGTGGGCGGCCGCGCACGTCAGTGTTCGCCGGACGGGACGAGGCCCGGGGCGAAGCGGTAGGACACGGCCTCCATCAGCGGCTTGCGCTTGGTGTTCTGGAAGGCGGCGATCCGCCACCGCCCGTCGGCCTCGCGGACGAGCGTGTACGTCTGGATCTTGGCCAGCTTCGCCGGACGCCTGCCCTTGTAGGTGTCCCCGCGCCCGTTCACCACGGCAACGCCGGGCCCGTAGAAGCGGATGTCGAGGACCTCGTCCGCCAGCCGGGTGCCCTTGAGGAAGCCGGTGAAGAGGGTGCGGTGGCTCTCCACGATGTCGCGGCGTCCCCGGTAGAAGGTGCCGACGTAGGTGATGTACGTGGCGTCCTCGGTGAACAGCTCGCCGTAGGCCTCGGCGTCGTGGCGCTCCCAGGCGGCGACGAGGCGGCGCAGCACGGCTTGGACGGAGGCGATGGACTCGGTGGTGGACGTGCTGATGGGCTGCATGACGGACCACTCCCCAATTGGCTAGACTCATGCAGATACTGACTGTACTCAGTATCTGCATGCGTGCAGATATAAAGATAGGAGGCGATCCCGAGAATGGCAACAGGTGGCGGCGCGGACGCGCACACGGTCTTCCGGCAGTACCT
This sequence is a window from Streptomyces sp. NBC_00691. Protein-coding genes within it:
- a CDS encoding long-chain fatty acid--CoA ligase, whose product is MYSTMQDVQLTVSRILKHGMTIHGKSIITTWTGEPEPQRRTFAEAGARAHQLANALRDELGVIGDQRVATLMWNNSEHVEAYFAIPSMGAVLHTLNLRLPPEQLVWIVNHAADRVVLVNGSLLPLLAPLLPHLPTIEHIVVAGPGDRSVLDGAAPRVHDYEELIAGRPTTYDWPELDERSAAAMCYTSGTTGDPKGVVYSHRSIYLHSMQVNMAESMGLTDRDTTLVVVPQFHVNAWGLPHATFMTGINMLMPDRFLQPAPLADMIEREKPTHAAAVPTIWQGLLAEVTANPRDLSSMSQVTIGGAACPPALMEAYDRLGVRLCHAWGMTETSPLGTMAHPPHGLTAEEEWPYRVTQGRFPAGVEARLVGPAGEHLPWDGESAGELEVRGTWIAGSYFGGIDGEAIRPADKFSEDGWLKTGDVGVISHEGFLTLTDRAKDVIKSGGEWISSVELENAIMAHPEVAEAAVVAVPDEKWGERPLATVVLKDGATADYETLKAFLADEGGIAKWQLPERWAIVRAVPKTSVGKFDKKVIRKQYAEGELDVTEL
- a CDS encoding PAS domain-containing protein gives rise to the protein MSSRPSRGAARLAAILDALPDGLVLVNCNGTVVNANTIALGMFETPGTALVGRGLLDLLPGFDSRLIPGSMRRPEGTDERGRTKPTRMIARRTDGSEFAVEVTSASLEDGREAYDSYGGYTGDELLMLVVRDLTGTLDTEAELARSQRQTEMILRAAAEGVVGTDTDGRVVLVNPAAAQILGYRAGELGGQELHPLILAKRPDGEAFPYEESPLADTLKSGRKHRVRGQVLWAKKGDRVPVDLTTAPVRDGDQLVGAVMTFTDRRPYEQLAEEHAAEIKELTERNAAELADRAERNAADREAQQELYASLAARHEQLTAVLAESLRGPLQELRTQLGALAADDAGQLWPEANQVLHHLAAGYARMTALVDNVLGYQRLDAGAEVLDKRVALLDGVVTAGIDGAVDLIGPGRAQFAVHAPPIEAEVDATRLATALSHLVADVAGVDATGKNRATSQGSGPADSTIVVAAAQRGDVVRIEVRGPYAGGDPVHGPVVRGIVAAHGGVVQTHEVPGTSGGAYVLEVPLGTGRGTVPATEQGHPGAQGGPGGVPALGPAGGRTGGPVGGQAGLGREALALPAQASASVSDPSASSGSASVPAGASVPAGPADPSGLSGPSGPLAPSADSPEASGGGRRRARRGSTDAFLESSVAPEGGAEPSGRRRARTGDAAGGPAELIPAQQNSGVEQAVPATGHAPGGPGASVVEPTGRRRGRPAEGSVVTAAEGAQGRAALGAAVPPQGVAVEPSGAPSAPALARALPAVASPEGAPEAQPSGRRRRALAAAQERAAAAEAGPRTPFALPPADADRPAEPDPAPFAVPGAPSHVAGPLPVSDEGGHEALRGVPGAGHTSAQHPPHAQPPAEPTGRRRAVTPPPPEPPSLPSQPAPPQAEPRNSTSSGSGTGSSGIASSGAAPSGTGTGSVPLPPELPMPKDSTQGRAFSVRTLGQGVPFVPPPAAATPAAPAVSPAPAAPSAPGAPSNGSNGSGGSTGSGRRRRLATPPEADPPVPAALPVPAHGEARPHPQADTSSQTPSRAPEGRAYAIGAPAEGSDEGPEPLDGPGGAVEVANRPAPRPVDDELPPEPLDNPRRLLVWPAPDVSTQQALSDRGYRPVIVHSREEVDAQIAAFPAALFVDPLTGPITRTALQSLRQAAVAAEVPVLLAAGLGQATREAAYGADPAVLLKALAPRDSEQHPSRVLLIEENEDIAEALAATLERRGMQVARAATDTEAVTLATQTRPNLVVMDLMQVRRRRAGIIDWLRANGQLNRTPLVVYTSVDLAEEELPKLSSGETVLFLAERSNSTEVQARIVDLLAKIGTN
- a CDS encoding SSI family serine proteinase inhibitor, whose amino-acid sequence is MLRRLVLASLATAAAGTAGFGPLPPLPLLSPPEKLTVTVSESGHPDADGTFELRCDDRAAGNHPAHENACERLDRLAQEGADPFAPVPADQFCTQVYGGPALAHVTGTWQGRTVDARFSRADGCEINRWENLEPVLPLVRG
- a CDS encoding site-specific integrase; amino-acid sequence: MQFAPDSDQRGCCTSLLYAQETQEARTLVRASHPCALGRIRTCNLLIYVLWLLMVSTGLRRREVLALTWSDVDLGAGQLRVRRNLQRIKRELLFGTPTTARSIRTVSLPKRCVDALHAHRVTQEQERKVAGAKWKPLDHQPGGLIFTTSTGRATDPRSLNRMLTLLCAKAKVRRIRVHDLRHTCASLLLAQGVDARIIMETLGHSTITMTLDTYAHVMQTTLRAAAERMDDALGLETDQDENDHDSPSSRQPNGLQDPKAE
- a CDS encoding SDR family NAD(P)-dependent oxidoreductase → MTARPARAALVTGASAGIGLTFARELASAGWTVTAVARSEDRLRALVEELGPGHRYLVADLSTPEGQELVAAELVQRPVELLVNNAGTAHHGPFTGTGPREALAALHLSGDAVVVLAHAFLSGARRGDALINVSSTLAHAPAPGLAVYSAGKAFVTAFSEALWYEQRPLGVHVMTLSPGPTSTEPETESSAGAAARRHQDAPAAMVQSPAAVVRTALRALDRRTGPTVVPGRTNSLFVLATRLLPRRTLLAMLSR
- a CDS encoding SgcJ/EcaC family oxidoreductase, translated to MQPISTSTTESIASVQAVLRRLVAAWERHDAEAYGELFTEDATYITYVGTFYRGRRDIVESHRTLFTGFLKGTRLADEVLDIRFYGPGVAVVNGRGDTYKGRRPAKLAKIQTYTLVREADGRWRIAAFQNTKRKPLMEAVSYRFAPGLVPSGEH